The genomic segment AGCAGCAAACGCGGGATCCAGTCCCAGGTTGGGCGAAGCAGAACCCCAGCCTCCGGTAACAAACATGGATAACTGAGGATTGAATTTACTAAGGACAGAGCTTCTTAGCGCCTCGCTTTTTCTAATATTAGCCTGTGCACTTTTAAATTCGGCCCTGCGCCCCAGTACCTCGTCCAATTCCAGAAATGCAGGTAAATCCATCTGTTCATCCATGCCTGCCAGTTCCTCCATCTTTTTTTCCGGATCTTCACCCATCAGGGTATGTAACCGGTACATAGATAACGTATGATTTTTCCGGGCTGTAATATACTGCAGTTCCGCCTCTTTTTGGCGCGTTGAGATCATCAGTAAATCCGTTTTGCTTATCAATCCGTCTTCAAACCGGTCCGATATCACCCGGTGCTGCTCCTCAACGATACGCCGGTATTCCTCTGCCGCATCCAGCAAAGCCTGCGTAGCCGCCGCCTGCCAGTAAACAGCTTCCGCCTGATATACAATCTGATCCATACTCAGCTCCTCGCTTAACTCAGCCAATAAAAGCTCTTCACTGGCCACCTTGTTCTGGGCTTTCACAGCTCCTCCCATATACAGCGGCTGACTCAATGTTAGCTGTCCGTAATAGGTATGGTTGTGGTATTCGCCAACGGCTCCGTCCCATTTGTCCAATTCTTTCAAATCAAGCGTACCTTGTGCACTGAAATCCAGTTTTGGGAGATACCCGGTACGGGCAATCCCTTTGGCAGCCGATGCTGCTATCTTGCTTTCGTGTGCCTGTTTAAGCACCTGGCTGTAGGCAAGCACCCGCTCCCGGTACATATCGGGAGTGAGTGAAACCTGCCCAATCAATACTTGGGTTAAACCCAATACCACACACACGATTATTAATTTCTTTTTCATATTCATTCTTTCGTGTTAGATTCATAAATGTGATGGATCGAGCAATACGCCACCGGAAGCACAAATAAAGTCAGCGCCGAAGCCACCAGCAATCCTCCCATGATGGTGGCTGCCATACCCCCGAACATGGCGTCGAACAGCAGAGGCAACATACCCAGAATGGTAGTCCCCGATGCCATGGCTACAGGCACAATACGGCTTGTGGTCGCAATGATCACCGCCTTGTATGGCTCAACCCCCTGTGCAACCTCCAGACCGATCTGGTCGATCAAAACAATTGAATTCTTGATATTCATCCCAATTAATCCGAGTACCCCCAGAATTGCAAAAAAGTCCAGCGTCTTCCCCATAACTACCAGTCCTAACACCACACCGATAAAGATGAGCGGTAGCATCAGTATAATCACTACCGGCTTCCGGTACGTTCTGAACAGCAGCAATAAGGTCACAAAAATCAGGAAGAAGGTAAGCGGCAGATTGGCTGCCAACGCTTTGTTACTGTCATCCTGACTCTCCTTCTCTCCAAAGTAGCGGATCGAATAACCTTCGGGCACTACAATATTCTTGTGAACCGCCTCCATCACCTCGTTAAAGGCCTCGGCCGAGTTCTTCCCCCGTACCGGATCGGCCTGTGCCATCATCAGTTTTTGCCGGTTGTACACCTTAACCACCGGAAATTCGAATAAAAGATCGAAGGCAGACACCACCTGCTCCAGACTTGTGGTCGTCTTCTGTGTCCCGAACACCGGCAACGTACGCATATTATTAATCTTAAACGAATCGATATTGCTTCCCTTAAGTAAAATAGGGATAGAGAGATCTCCCTCGCGGAATTCCCCCAACGGCATACCCGAAGTCCCTATCTGAATACTCTGCGCCATACTCTGCCTGCTCACCCCCAATGGGAGGGCCCGTGCCTGACTGAATTCCGGTTTCCACACCGGAACCTTGTTGCCCCACGAATTCCGGATATTCTTCAGGCCCGGATTCCGGTGCATCAGCTCCATGGTACGGTTGGTAAGCGCAACCAACGTATCGGTATTATTCCCTATAAATCCTATCTCGATGGTGGCATCCGTGGCGGGCGACAGCTTAAACAGCGTACTCCGTATAATTATATTGGGATAATTCTCCATCATGTACTTCTCGAAATTCGCCTCTGTTTTCTGTGTATCATCCGAATCGTGCAATTCAACCAGCACATTGGCAAAGTTCGGTTTAGGACCCACGCTAGTACTGGCCAGATAATAACGTAACGGCGAGCTACCCATGGTTACAGACACATGCTTCACTTTCGGGTTCTTCAACAGGTTGGCTTCAACCCGCTGCATATCACGCTCCACCTCCCTGATGCCGTATCCATCGGGGAAAAAGGCATCCGCCCTGAAGTAGGGCTTGTCCATCGTGGGGAAAAAATTCTGAGGCAGCAGCCCCATGGCGACCAGCGAAAGCACGAAGGCACCCACCACCACGCAAAGAGAAAGCACCCTTCGCCTGATCAGAAAAGCAAGTATTCTTTCAAATTTCTTATACAAAGGACGGTCGTAAGGATCCTTACCATCTTTGCTGGGCTGGTCCTTCAATATAAAATTGCCGAACGAGGTGGTCTGAGTAAGAGCAAGCAACCAACTTAATCCCAGCGAAATAGCCAGTACCACAAACAATGGTTTAACAATCTCGGCCACGGCAGCCGGAGCAAGGTACAACGGCAGGAAAGAACAAACCGCAATAAATGTAGCCCCCAGTAACCCCCAAACCGGTCCCATAGCACCGTCTATCAGCGCCTTGCGTCGTTCCACACCCCGGGCGATGGCAATCTGTGCATTATCAGTAACCACGATGGCATTGTCAACCAACATCCCCATGGCGATAATAAAACCGGCCAGCGACGTACGGTTTAGTCCCACTCCCAGCAGCGACATCACCAGCAAAGTGCCCCCGATAGAGAAAATCAGCGACGATCCTATCAGCATTCCCGCCCTGAACCCCATTACCAACATGATAATTACAATCACAATCAGCAGCGACTCAACCAGATTCAGGATAAACCCGTTGTTGGCCTCTTTGGCTATCACATTCTCAGGGTACAATGTAACCAGTTCGATGCCTGCAGGAATCAGCGACTCAATCTCGGCCAGTTTTGCCTCAACCAGATCGCCTGTTTTCACCACATCCTTCATCGGATCAGACGATATCCCTATCCCTATGGCCGGTTTACCGTCCACCCGCATCAAGGTTGAAGGCGGATTGAGGTATCCCTTTTCAATACGGGCAAAATCGCCCAACCGCACCGACTGCCCGTTGGCCGTAGGAATAAGCTGGTTGCTGATGTCGGCAATCGAGGTGTAAGTACCATCGGCAACCACCTTCAGCTGTTGCTGATCCGCCACAATTTCTCCTGCGTTTATAATCTGGTTCTGCGACTGCAGCAGCTGCCCCAGCATCTTCGGGTCCACCCCCATGGAAGCAAGTCTGTTTACCGATATAAACACATTCACCACCTCCGTCTGCACACCAAACAGACTTACCTTGGTAACTCCGTCTACTGTAACCACGTGTGTTTTAATCTCCTCCGCCCAATCACGCATCTCCTTGTAGGTAAATCCCTTATCGGCGGTAAGCGCATAGTAGATACCAAATACATCCCCAAAGTCGTCGTTTACAATAGGAACCGAAGCCCCAGAAGGTAACGAAGGCTGTATGTTAAGAACCTTACGTCTTAATTCATCCCATTTCTGCGGAATAGACGATGCCGGAAGCGAAGGCAGAAACTCCACATTCACCTTAGACATACCGTACATTGACTCCGACTTAATCTTATATACTCCACTCATACTCTGTACCTCGCGCGAGATAGGTTCGGTAACAAGCCGTTCCACCTCTTCCGGGGTAGCTCCCGCGAAGCGGGTCATAATCACTGCTGTCTTGATCACGAAAGGTGCATCCTCTTTTTTCCCCAGCCTGCCAAACGAAAAAATACCGCCAATAAGCAGAACAGCCAGGAAGAAATAGACCACCTTGGTATTATCCAACGAATATTTTGCCAGATTCATGCTCTATCCTCCCTAATTAACAGGTTTAACCAAACTTCCGTCTACCAGCTGATATACCCCGGCCGATACAATAACCTCTCCGGGAGTCAACCCTTCTGATACCAGAAACATGGCATCCCCGGTAGGAGATAGCACCTGCACCTGCCTGCGTTCCACCTTATTATCTTTCACCATCCACACATATCTGTTCTTAGTGGTGGGATCTTCGAATACAGCCGATAGGGGAATCGCTATACTTCCGCCCGGTATGAATGTCTCTACATTTGCGCTGAACTGAATATTACAGGTAAATCCCGGTTTAACATCATACACCTTACGGTCGAATGCCGGATCGTCAATCAGTACCGATACCGGAATCCCGGTACCATAGGTAGAGATATCCACAAACTCCTCCAGCGAAGCATTAAAGACATGCCCCTGAAACGCATCGAACTCCACTTTGAACGACTGCTTGTCGGACTTCAGCAGACTTACATATACGTCCGGCATGGTGAATTTGATACGCAATTTGTCAGTATTCACCAACGTTACTACAGAAGCACCCGAAGTAACCCGCTGGTAATTCTCAACCAGCCGCTTCTCGATGGATCCGGCAAACGGAGCATACAGCTTCGTATCCCGCATGTTGTTAGAAGATAATTCGTAGGCCGACTTACTCCGTTGGTAATTCGCCTCGCTAATCTCATATTCCTGTTTGGAAATGGCCTGCTTGGCTAAAAGGCGTTTATTCCGTTCCAGCTGCGCACCGGCCGTTTCGAATGTGGCTTTATCAGCTGCATACTGCAAAGCCAGGTCGCGGGGATCAATCTCGGCAATAAGCTGTCCTTTCTTTACCCGCTCCCCTTCAATTACAGGTAGGTTTATAATCTGCCCGTTTACCCTGAAGGCCAGATTTACAAAATCCACAGGCTCCACAATCCCCGAAAACTCTTTCCGGATATCGGAATAGGCTTCAACTGTGGCAATTTTAACAGGAATAATACGATCACCGTCTTTTGTTTTTGTTTGCGAACAAGCCATCAAGGCTGCGACGGATAGGATAGTAAATAAATGTTTTTTGTTCATAGATAAACAATCTTATATGGAAATTAGAAATATTAGAATGTATACTTAATATAACATTCCCATTATAATAATTGTTTGTAGAAAAGCTTATATCAAAAAACAAAAATACCCGGTTCTTTAGAGCCGGGTACCAGTATTAAGAAGGATTTCTTCTTCTAGCTTATCTGAAAACCTGACTCATAGGTCTTCCTATCCAGACCTGAGGTTGTTGTAACCCAAACAACGCAGCAATGGTCGAAGCACAGTCAAATTGCATCATACTTTCTTCAAACAAACCGCTTTTACGGATATTCTTGCCAGCAATAATAAAAGGTGTCTCCATCTCCATCATCGATTTTCCTCCGTGCCCTTTATCGATGCCACCGTGATCGGAAGTTACTATTATAACCGAATCATCGTAAATGCCCGCATCCTTCATGGCTGCAATGATTTTACCGATGTATGCGTCCAGTTCATTTAATTTTGCATAGTAAGCCTCCGTGTTGTGTCCGTCCTGATGTCCAACATGGTCCGGATTGTCAAAGCAAACGGCAGCCAATACAGGCTTCTTGTCCTTTATATATCTGCAGGCCATGTCACACAGAGCAGTAGGGTTTTTTGTATAATCGGGCGACTGCTCGTAATAATTAAGAGACAATGTGTCTACCAGATATTTGATGCCGTCCCATTCATACAGACAGCCTATTTCTGCTTTGGGATCGGCCTTTCTCAGTAACCCGAAAATAGTGGGAAAGATATTATTTTCGGTAACAACCCTCGACGGAAGTTCCGGAGTTTTCGACCCCCAATCCGTATACCCGTGCAATTCCGGACCGGCACCCATAAACATGGAAGCCCAATTCACCGCACTCGACGATGGAAGAACACTCCGCTTCTTCAAGGTATAAGCACCCTCCTGCATCAGCTTCTTAACATGAGGCATATCAGCTTTCTCCACACTGTAAGAACCCCATCCGTCCAAACCAATCAGAATTACATGGCCTGCTTTCCTGTTGGAAGCAAACACCGCCGATGAGAGCGTAAACAAGGCAATCACCATTGCCAGAACAAAACGTTTATTCATTTTTCTGTTATTTAGATTTATCTGTCAAATGTAATAATAAATGCGTTATAAGTTGGGAGGGTGTTAATATAGTTCAGGTTCTTTTTTTTATCATGACTTGATCTACTATAATATTTTGTTTGCTATTGTTTATTAAGATTACTTTAACGGTAGTTTTGTGGCCTTTATAATCATTCTCTGTTTTAAATGGTAATGTAAACGACTCAAAAAATGGTTTTATATTATATATAGCATCAAAATAGCCAACAACCTTGCTACTAACAGGTTTTAAATTTTCTACTCGAATCTTAAGATTGCCGGTATTACATGCCTGAAAATGTACATTGTAATTTTGAGTATGATCTAAATAAACCAATTGATATATGGAGTCTCCAGGAGCAATGCTTACTCCTTGCTTTCCGGAAATAACCTTTTCTTTTTCAATACCAGCTGAGCCTTCCCAGGGGAACAGTGAGTTACCGTACTCAAAATCACCATTTGGTAATTCGTTATTCTTTTCAAGATCCCATTGATAAAAACGGATATAATCTACCTCCATACTTGCCTTGCCTCCTTTTGCATAAATCCCCAGGTAAAGATTCATCATATGATTAGGCGATTTAATGTCAGAGGGATCCCACCATTCTTTAACCAACTTTCCATCAATATAAAATTTGAGCCCTGCAGGCGTCCATAACATACCATGGGTGATCCACTTATTTTGAAAATCTCCCGGCACAATATGATGTCCTATATTTTTTTTAAAAGTACCATCGGCAGCTACGTTTCCGTGTAAAACTATTTCTGTATTCAGGTATTCACAAAGATCAATTTCAAATACTTGCCCTGAAGGACGTATTCCTTCTACATCAATAGCATGATTCCCTTTCTCTATGAAGTACTTAAGATCTGGTCCCGGAGAGTCAAGCCAAAAAGCACCATTAACCATTTTTGCATCTTTTGATGCGTTTCTACGGATACGAGCCTCAATGTAACCACCAACAAAGTTGGCAGATAAACAGGTATCTCTATTCCAATCGTATGTTTGTATAGAAGATATTTTTCGTCCGGAAGGCCAATAAGCTTTTTCGGGGAACAGTTCATTCGTATATAAAACAAGAGTAGAGTCCGTAAAAAACATTGCAGGCATAGGCAGATTATTCTCTTTAAATGCCTCATAATTTGTTTTATCAATAAAATCCCATGTCGAATAATATTGAGTACTCCACTGGTTTGTATCTAACCTGCCCTCATTAAATTCGTCGTGCCAAACTAATTTCAATCCATCTGGCACATCTTTTTCAAGCTTTAGGCCGCAGTTGGAAATCGATGCAGGCTGACTTATACATTCAATAAATTTTCCGAATATTAAAAGGAATATAAAAAGTAGTCTGTGCATTATTTAAAGTTTATAAACAGGTCCCGCATATAAAAAACCAGCATATATGCCAGCAGAAGTGCGAGACCTGTTAGCTGTTATTATTAGTAGCCTGTATTCTGTATGATAATTCCCTTTCCTTCGTTAATTACACTTTGAGGTATAGGAAATAAAACATATTCGGGTTTGGTGGTTAATGATCCCCTATCCTTAGCGTATTGAATATACTTGCCATGACGAATCAAGTCGGACCGTCTAACCCCTTCAAACCAGAACTCGTGACCTCTTTCAAGCAATAATTTGTCCAAAAAATCATCAACAGATACAAACTGACTAGATGAATAAGCCTGCAAACCTGCACGAATACGAACACGATTGAGTAAACTAACAGCTTCTTGTGTAACAGCATTTCCATTACGCACAATAGCTTCGGAAAGTAATGTAATTACATCTGCGTATCGGTAGATTACCCAGTCAACCTGGCTTTCTTCTCCGGTTGCAATAGGATCTTCGCCGTACTTTACAGGAATAGCTCCTAGAAAAAGAACATTGTATTTATCCTTGTTAGCCTGATTATACCGGATTCCATCCGATCCTGTAAAATCGCCAACCAACACATCGAAACGGTTATCTTCTTTTTCAAAAGTGTTGTAAAACTCCCAAGGAACACGATAGCCATTCCATTTTTGAATACTCAGATTTTTAGTAGGGTATTGACTAGGTAGAGCATGTGCCAGCCAAAGTTGCTGATTTACACTCCTATCGGATTGGCATGCCCAAATAATCTCTGCATTTTTCTCATTTTCTAACGTAAAGATATCCTTATAACTGCTTTGTACCAAATCATATCCATATTCACTTTTGGTAAGCTCTCGCCCTATCTTTTCCGCTTTGTCCCATTGCTTCTCATGCATATAGAGTTTCATCAACACTGTATAGGCTAGTCCTTTTGTGAAACGACCATAATTTTGAGAATTTCTATCATAATTTGCAGGTAATACTTTAGCCGCTTCAAGTAATTCCATTTCAATAAATTTGACCATCTCTTCTTTTGTTGGTCGTGGAATTATTTTATCCTCCAGAGGATTTTTCAATTCATCAAGGGTGGCTACAGGAATCGGACCATACCAATCATATAGTAAATATGCAAGCCATCCTCTTCCACAATGTAGTTCCGCAAGGAAAATATTTTTCTTGTCCTCAGCCATTTCTATTTGCGAAACTCTTTCCATCGTGAGTGTCATTTTGCTGATGTCGCGAACATGATTGATATAAAATCTCCCTACGTAAGAATGATCAGGTGTCCATGCATGATCTGTAAGAGGTTCCCAAACAGTTCCACCCCATTGACAATCAGCTAAATCAGTCGTCATATCACCGATGATCTGAACTCCGGATGCAGTACTAAAAATACCACTATACCAATTAGATCTGAAGGGGGAATAGGCAGCAGATGTAACCAATGCATCAGCATCAACATCATTTACAGGAAATATTCCCGGATTAATTACATCATACATTTCCGATTCAAGATTCATACAAGAACTCATTGAACAGACTAATAAGAGAGAATATAATAACTTTTTCATAAAAAATCAATTAATAAGTTTTTGTCAGAAAGTAATATCAATTCCCAAACTGTAACTTCTTACATTTGGATATGCGTATGAATTTGTATCTGTTTCAGGATCCAACCCTTTATATGGTGTAATTGTGAATGGATTGTAAACATCTGCAAATACTCGTAAATTGGACAATATTCCGTTGCGTTTTAGTGGAATGTTATATCCAAGTGTAATGTTCCTCATTCGTAAGAACCATATCTTTTTGAAGTAATAATCACCTGTTCCATAAGAACTTTTATTCTGGAAGTACCCTGGAAGGTTACCGTTTGTGTTTTCGGAACTCCATACATCGTGTATTGCGGTTGTTTGGTTGTAACCTCTTCGTAGATCAGGAACCAGACCAATCCAGTTTGTTTGATAGCTACCTGATGATAATTTATCAAATTGACCGTATACATACAGGTTCAGATCAAAATTCTTGTATGTGAAAGTATTATTGAACCCAAATAAGTACCCAGGATCAGAAGATCCATAAAACACTTTGTCTGCATCATCTAATTTACCATCAGGGACACCGGATTTCATTGGTTTACCCGAATTATCAACCATAATTTTTCCATTGTTGTCCAACTTGAATCCATCAATATCCTTAATTTTTACCTGACCGGGAAGTGCACCAGGCATATGTTTAATTTGCTCATTTATTTGAACTAGTCCGTCAGACAAATATCCATACCAACCACGCATTGGGGCATTGTATATTGAATAGGCTGAGGGTTTCCAGCTAGGGTCACGTTCTTTCCATTTGTCTCTGTATAAAGAGAAGGTAAGATCGGATGACCAACTAAAATCTTTTGTTTCAACATTTCGAGTGTTTATTGTAAGTTCGAAACCCTGACTTTGGGTTTTCCCTACATTAGCTGCTATACGGTCAATTTCATGATAGGATAATAGCGGTCTTTCATTTAGTAAATCGGAAACTACTTTGTTGAAATATTCGGCAGTCAGATTTATACGATTATTTATAAAACCCAGATCTACTCCAATATTCCATTCTCTGGTTGTCTCCCATTTGAGGTTTGGATTTCCCATTTGCGATAAGTATACACCCTTATGTTCAGTGTCGCCAAAAGCATTGTTATTACCAACGCCGTAATAGCTGATTGCCCGGTTTCCAATATTCGAGTTACCGGTTTCTCCATAACTTATTCTAAGTTTACCATTGGATAATACATTTTTTGCCTTTTCCATAAATCCTTCTTCAAGGAAACGCCAACCTAAAGCAACAGAAGGAAAGTATCCCCACCGGTTGTTTTCCGATAAATTAGATGCTCCATCAGCTCGGAATGTAGCTGTAACAAGGTATTTACTCTGAAAAGAATAATTTAAGCGACTAAAGAACGAAGCCATCCTGTTTCGGGTAGCCCATGAGCCAACATTTGGTTTTGGAGCAGCCCCAGCTCCCAAATTATTAAAGAGGAACCCATCAATAAGAAAATTGTTGTTTCCGGCACTTAAACCTTCATTGTCGAAAATCTGATATGAATAACCTCCCAGTGCACTAAACGAATGTCCATTTGATTCAAATAGATAATTGGCTGTTAATTCAGTAAGATAATCGGATTTGTCTCCCTGCGAAACAGAGGCCTTTCCTCCCTCTTTAAATCCATATAATGTCGTTTTTGGCAAATAAGTCTTTCTTTTTTGATAATTACGGTCCAGTCCGAAATTAGCTTTGATTTTTAGATTTTTAATTGGTTCCGCTTCGATAAATACTGTGGCTAAAACCCTTTCCTTAATTGTTTTGTCGGTAATTTCTAAAAGTGAGACTGGGTTTGGCAAAAATGCTGCGGCATCATTGAGAACATAATTTCCATTTTCATCTTTGATCGGAATTAACGGATTAAACTGAGCAGCAGACACCATGATTCCGGCATATTCATTGCCCCCATCTCCTAATGACACATTATCATAGTTATTTCTCGACAGCGTAAGATTAATACCCGATTTGATATACTTACTTAATTTCTGATCCAAATTGATTCGGCCTGAAAATCTCTCCATCCCATTGTTTTTTACAATACCCTCTTGTTTGAAATAATTACCAGAAACAAGATATTGTGTATACTCATTTCCTCCATTCATCGAAATATTATGCTGGGTCTGATATCCCATCCGGGTAATCTCATCAAACCATTTTGTATTGTGGACAGGATTATTGATTTCATCATTCGAATACCTGGGTGAAAAAGGGGTAGATATTTCCGCTTCTGTTTTGCTGCCATATGGATATACTTTGTTATTGAGCTTCCAATCTTCTTTCAGATAAGTATTCGTATACTGCATAAACTCTTTGGCATCAAGTAAGTCATACGATTTCGCAATTTCCTGGACAGATGCACTACCAGAATATTTCACTTTGGGAGCTCCGCTTTTACCTCTTTTGGTCGTAACAATAATTACACCATTGCCGGCTCTTGCACCATAGATTGCTGTAGAGCTGGCATCTTTCAAAACTTCAATAGATTCTATATCATTAGGATTTATGGATGCAAGGATGTTGTCCTTTTTCCCATCACTGTAGCGATTTCCACTGTCCAGATTTCCCGGATCTGAGACAGGAAATCCATCGATGATAATTAATGGATCGTTACCTGCTTTATCGGATGAAGCTGCCCCACGGATTCGAAATTCAGTTCCCCCTCCTGGTTGAGCACTAACCGTGTTAACTTGTAAACCGGCTGCTTTTCCAGCCATTGCCTGACCGATTGAAGAGATTGTAGTAATTCGGGTATCATCCATTTTAACAGAAGAAATTGCTCCGGTTAAATCACTTTTCTTTTGTACGCCATAACCAATCACTACTACTTCATCCAGCGTTTTGGTATCCTCCTGCAATTTTATTGTAATTGAATTACGCCCGGACACGCTAACCTCCTGCGAATTAAAGCCGATATAGGAGATCAGCAATGTAGAGTTTTCGGCCACTTCCAGTTTGAAATTACCGTCTATATCGGTAATCGTACCGTTGGCAGCCATTCCTTTTTCGATTACATTGGCTCCAATCACAGGTACTCCGCCGGCATCCGTAACAACACCTGATATTTTTTTCTGTTTTTGCGGCACATTGTTTACGTTACTAGCTTTCTTTACAACGATGTTCTTTCCCTTTATCTCGTAACTTACATCCTGGCCGGATAGAATTTGTTTAACTACGGCATCCACTGGCTGGTCGGATGCTTCAATACTTATCTTTTTGCTGGTGTTCACATCACCCGATGAAAAAACAAACGAGTAACCGTTTTTTTCTTTCAGGGTTTCCATGGCCTGCTTAACTGTTGTGCTTTTTATATGCAGACTTACGTTTTGTGAAAAAATCAATGAGTTCAGGCAAAACAAAGCCAGGGTCACACAGATGACCTTTTTCTTTATTTTCATAAATTAATGAAATTTAGTTGAATAAAATCTTTAATAAATTCATTCCTGAAAGTTGAATCTTTATCTTTGTGGTTCCTTCAGGATTTGTGTAGCGCATGTCCGGAGAATTTGTAACCGGGAGATGAGTCAGATCTCCCGGTTCTTTTTTAGGGACACGAAGCAGTTTTTTTTAGGTTAACCAGTCTCTTTTTCTTCCATGTCCTCTCTACTTTAAAGTTATTACTATGTTGCGTTCACGTTTGCTATATGCAATTTTATCTGTCGAAGCCAGAATATTCAATATTTCGTCAATTGTTTGTTCTTTACGTACAAAGTTTCCGTAAAAACGATAATTGTTCAGCGTATCGTCGGCTATTTGTATATTTACATTGTAAGCACGTTCAAGCTCTTTGGCAATGTCGGGTAATAATTTCTCATCAAAAAAGAGATACCCTTTAGTCCATTCAGTAGCATACCCCGTTTTACCGCGAACCAACTGAGTTTTACCATTTCTCTTGTTCAGTACAATCTTCTCATCGGGTAGGAGAGGAAGCGTCTCTTCTCTATTTAAATGATTGATCATACTAACTTTCCCTTCCAGAAGACTAACCACGGCCTCGGCATCATCATCGTAGTTACGGAGGTTAAATGTCGTTCCCAATACCTCAACCGACAGTTCGCGGGCCTGAATCCTGAAAGGAAGATCTTTATTTTTAGTCACCTCAAAGTAACCCTCACCCGAAAGTTGTAAATTACGGTTATCCACACCGAATCCCTGCGAATAGATAATCTTTGATCCTGCATTCAGATGTACGCGCGTTCCGTCTGGCAGTCTAAGGATGCTGTTCGAACCCATCGGAACCTCCACCACCATATCCTGAAAACGGTTTCGCATTACGTTTCCCCCCTGCCAATAAGCAGAATATGTAACAAGCAGCAATAAAGCCACCACAGCTGCAGTATAGGCATATTTTTTCAAGATAAGCTTTCGCTCTTTCGATTGTTTTTGCTCCCTCACGCGGTTTAGAAATTTCTGAAAACCTTTATCGCTGTCAAAGGATGATGTATCTTTTGCACTTATAGAGGCAAGCCATATTTCTCTCCTTGTGTGAAAATAACGTTCGTTTTCGGCAGACGCATCAATCCACCTTTCCAGTTCCCGTTGCTCCTCTTCGTTTAGTCTGTGAGACAGGTATTCGGAAATAAGGTCATCCATACGTGTATTTTCTTCAGTTTGCTTCATAATTTTTGCCGCTTATTAATATAG from the Macellibacteroides fermentans genome contains:
- a CDS encoding efflux RND transporter permease subunit, with translation MNLAKYSLDNTKVVYFFLAVLLIGGIFSFGRLGKKEDAPFVIKTAVIMTRFAGATPEEVERLVTEPISREVQSMSGVYKIKSESMYGMSKVNVEFLPSLPASSIPQKWDELRRKVLNIQPSLPSGASVPIVNDDFGDVFGIYYALTADKGFTYKEMRDWAEEIKTHVVTVDGVTKVSLFGVQTEVVNVFISVNRLASMGVDPKMLGQLLQSQNQIINAGEIVADQQQLKVVADGTYTSIADISNQLIPTANGQSVRLGDFARIEKGYLNPPSTLMRVDGKPAIGIGISSDPMKDVVKTGDLVEAKLAEIESLIPAGIELVTLYPENVIAKEANNGFILNLVESLLIVIVIIMLVMGFRAGMLIGSSLIFSIGGTLLVMSLLGVGLNRTSLAGFIIAMGMLVDNAIVVTDNAQIAIARGVERRKALIDGAMGPVWGLLGATFIAVCSFLPLYLAPAAVAEIVKPLFVVLAISLGLSWLLALTQTTSFGNFILKDQPSKDGKDPYDRPLYKKFERILAFLIRRRVLSLCVVVGAFVLSLVAMGLLPQNFFPTMDKPYFRADAFFPDGYGIREVERDMQRVEANLLKNPKVKHVSVTMGSSPLRYYLASTSVGPKPNFANVLVELHDSDDTQKTEANFEKYMMENYPNIIIRSTLFKLSPATDATIEIGFIGNNTDTLVALTNRTMELMHRNPGLKNIRNSWGNKVPVWKPEFSQARALPLGVSRQSMAQSIQIGTSGMPLGEFREGDLSIPILLKGSNIDSFKINNMRTLPVFGTQKTTTSLEQVVSAFDLLFEFPVVKVYNRQKLMMAQADPVRGKNSAEAFNEVMEAVHKNIVVPEGYSIRYFGEKESQDDSNKALAANLPLTFFLIFVTLLLLFRTYRKPVVIILMLPLIFIGVVLGLVVMGKTLDFFAILGVLGLIGMNIKNSIVLIDQIGLEVAQGVEPYKAVIIATTSRIVPVAMASGTTILGMLPLLFDAMFGGMAATIMGGLLVASALTLFVLPVAYCSIHHIYESNTKE
- a CDS encoding alkaline phosphatase; translated protein: MNKRFVLAMVIALFTLSSAVFASNRKAGHVILIGLDGWGSYSVEKADMPHVKKLMQEGAYTLKKRSVLPSSSAVNWASMFMGAGPELHGYTDWGSKTPELPSRVVTENNIFPTIFGLLRKADPKAEIGCLYEWDGIKYLVDTLSLNYYEQSPDYTKNPTALCDMACRYIKDKKPVLAAVCFDNPDHVGHQDGHNTEAYYAKLNELDAYIGKIIAAMKDAGIYDDSVIIVTSDHGGIDKGHGGKSMMEMETPFIIAGKNIRKSGLFEESMMQFDCASTIAALFGLQQPQVWIGRPMSQVFR
- a CDS encoding efflux RND transporter periplasmic adaptor subunit; this encodes MNKKHLFTILSVAALMACSQTKTKDGDRIIPVKIATVEAYSDIRKEFSGIVEPVDFVNLAFRVNGQIINLPVIEGERVKKGQLIAEIDPRDLALQYAADKATFETAGAQLERNKRLLAKQAISKQEYEISEANYQRSKSAYELSSNNMRDTKLYAPFAGSIEKRLVENYQRVTSGASVVTLVNTDKLRIKFTMPDVYVSLLKSDKQSFKVEFDAFQGHVFNASLEEFVDISTYGTGIPVSVLIDDPAFDRKVYDVKPGFTCNIQFSANVETFIPGGSIAIPLSAVFEDPTTKNRYVWMVKDNKVERRQVQVLSPTGDAMFLVSEGLTPGEVIVSAGVYQLVDGSLVKPVN
- a CDS encoding TolC family protein codes for the protein MKKKLIIVCVVLGLTQVLIGQVSLTPDMYRERVLAYSQVLKQAHESKIAASAAKGIARTGYLPKLDFSAQGTLDLKELDKWDGAVGEYHNHTYYGQLTLSQPLYMGGAVKAQNKVASEELLLAELSEELSMDQIVYQAEAVYWQAAATQALLDAAEEYRRIVEEQHRVISDRFEDGLISKTDLLMISTRQKEAELQYITARKNHTLSMYRLHTLMGEDPEKKMEELAGMDEQMDLPAFLELDEVLGRRAEFKSAQANIRKSEALRSSVLSKFNPQLSMFVTGGWGSASPNLGLDPAFAAITGLNLSFPVFHWGERRQTDKQYKAYVTAQKLQESLAIDQIKEELAGARAKIQESMNQVRTARENIGLAEENLDLVTFTYNEGKASIVDVLSAQLSWTQAKSNVVNAWLGHKLALAEYKKVVSY